A single region of the Changchengzhania lutea genome encodes:
- the glyA gene encoding serine hydroxymethyltransferase, with the protein MQRDEQIFELIEAEKERQLHGLELIASENFVSNQVMEAAGSVLTNKYAEGYPGKRYYGGCEVVDEVEQIAIDRAKALFGAAYVNVQPHSGSQANTAVYHACIKPGDKILGFDLSHGGHLTHGSPVNFSGRLYNPVFYGVEKETGVLNYDKIQGIATKEQPKLIIAGASAYSRDIDFERFRVIADSVDAILLADISHPAGLIAKGILNDPLPHCHVVTTTTHKTLRGPRGGMIMMGQDFDNPFGITLKNGSLRKMSSLLDSAVFPGNQGGPLEHIIAAKAIAFGEALTDEFLHYQLQVKQNAAAMAEALVAKDYHIISGGTDNHMMLIDLRNKNISGKDAEQALVRADITANKNMVPFDDKSPFTTSGIRLGTAAITTRGLKEADMLTIVELIDDVIANFEDDSVLETVKTKVNAMMSDKPLFV; encoded by the coding sequence ATGCAACGCGACGAACAAATTTTTGAACTCATTGAAGCAGAAAAAGAACGTCAATTACACGGTCTGGAACTTATTGCTTCAGAAAACTTTGTTAGCAACCAGGTTATGGAAGCTGCAGGGTCTGTTTTAACCAATAAATATGCCGAAGGATATCCTGGAAAGCGTTATTACGGCGGCTGTGAAGTGGTAGATGAGGTCGAACAAATAGCAATTGATAGAGCAAAAGCATTGTTTGGAGCGGCTTACGTAAATGTACAACCCCATTCTGGAAGTCAGGCAAACACTGCTGTTTATCATGCTTGTATTAAACCTGGCGATAAAATATTAGGCTTCGATTTATCTCATGGTGGGCATTTAACCCATGGATCTCCAGTTAATTTTTCTGGTCGTTTATACAACCCGGTTTTTTACGGGGTAGAGAAGGAAACTGGCGTTTTGAATTATGATAAAATACAGGGAATAGCCACTAAGGAGCAACCCAAGTTAATCATCGCTGGTGCATCTGCATATTCCCGTGATATAGATTTTGAGCGTTTCAGAGTGATCGCAGATAGCGTTGATGCGATTTTATTGGCAGATATCTCACACCCTGCAGGATTGATTGCTAAAGGTATTTTAAACGATCCGTTACCACATTGCCATGTTGTAACCACAACAACCCATAAAACATTGCGAGGTCCACGAGGAGGCATGATTATGATGGGGCAGGATTTTGATAACCCTTTTGGTATTACCTTAAAAAACGGAAGTCTTAGAAAGATGTCTTCTTTATTAGATTCTGCTGTTTTTCCTGGAAATCAAGGAGGTCCTTTAGAGCATATTATCGCTGCTAAAGCCATTGCATTTGGTGAGGCTTTGACGGATGAATTTTTACATTACCAATTACAAGTGAAGCAGAATGCTGCAGCTATGGCAGAAGCTTTGGTAGCCAAAGACTATCACATTATTTCAGGAGGAACAGATAATCATATGATGCTTATCGATTTGCGAAATAAGAATATTTCTGGTAAAGATGCTGAGCAAGCGCTTGTAAGGGCCGATATTACGGCTAACAAAAACATGGTGCCTTTTGATGACAAATCGCCATTTACAACATCTGGAATTCGTTTAGGAACTGCTGCTATAACAACACGCGGTTTAAAAGAAGCCGATATGTTAACTATTGTTGAATTGATAGATGATGTGATTGCGAACTTTGAAGACGATAGCGTTTTGGAAACGGTAAAAACAAAAGTGAATGCTATGATGAGCGATAAGCCTTTGTTTGTTTAA
- a CDS encoding nuclear transport factor 2 family protein: MKNALILFLLLSSYSFAQISENHKGVEKACMNYIEGFYEGDESKLKESLQPSLNKFGFWKDKTSGEYYQEDYMSYGKALGYARNVLEKKQFPNEKAPKKVEVLDIGKVIASAKVTAW, encoded by the coding sequence ATGAAAAACGCACTTATCCTATTTTTATTACTATCATCGTATTCATTTGCGCAAATTAGCGAAAATCATAAGGGGGTTGAAAAAGCCTGCATGAACTATATTGAAGGCTTTTACGAAGGTGACGAAAGTAAACTTAAAGAAAGCTTACAACCGTCATTAAATAAATTTGGGTTTTGGAAAGACAAAACTTCTGGAGAATACTATCAAGAAGATTATATGAGTTATGGTAAAGCCCTTGGTTATGCAAGAAATGTGCTAGAGAAAAAGCAATTTCCTAATGAAAAAGCTCCAAAAAAAGTGGAAGTCTTAGATATTGGTAAGGTCATAGCATCAGCCAAAGTTACTGCCTGGTGA